A single genomic interval of Bacteroidia bacterium harbors:
- a CDS encoding T9SS type A sorting domain-containing protein, which yields MKNYLIKLTVLSVLMGVAALLSMTTPRPEEKRLGFHTTEQLDSFRKHLASPIEPGEYFLTPYRCQGCHGHDPQGIAMVTESGKDVNLFDDWETSMMGLSAYDPLWRAKVSQEILTNPAHSNELQTLCTRCHAPMGHYSAMFKGHEFYTLAEVVHDSLGLGGVGCGGCHAIGPNGLGSTFTGIIPFDTNRVEYGPFENPMAGPMQLYVGLTPTYSQHVSSGEFCSPCHTLISHTVDLEGNPTGGVFVEQATFHEWKNSVYPSQNKTCQKCHMPQVEDPMRIAVGYLAITPRTPFNLHSFAGANRYMVELIKQNKNSLSISAPDANFDSTLAAIDRMLLGQTLQLSTHLDSMANDTVYVKVKLENKAGHKFPSGYPSRRAVLQVTLIGETGDTLFISGQSDAVGNVVGVDSPFEPHYDLITSADQVQVYEMIMGDVNGNRTTVLERAAIHLKDNRLVPQGFTTTHASYDTVQIVGGAATDANFNHINGIEGSGTDEIYYHLALHGYSGEVKVVAKMLYQTVMPSWFDEMFMLSSAEIDSWKEMYLNSDRSLITVDKDSLTILPVSWYSKGKNQPKVWPMPATDGRFNIETGTRLVEIKVYDLEGNMVRWIKNPANTKRLELYLPGRKGCYILKIQTVTGEYTQRILSI from the coding sequence ATGAAAAATTACCTGATTAAGCTTACTGTACTGAGCGTTTTAATGGGTGTAGCTGCTTTACTTTCGATGACTACCCCAAGGCCAGAGGAAAAAAGACTAGGATTTCATACCACGGAACAACTGGACAGCTTTCGTAAACATTTGGCCAGCCCTATTGAACCAGGGGAATATTTCCTTACACCATACCGTTGCCAGGGCTGCCACGGACATGATCCACAGGGAATTGCCATGGTAACAGAAAGCGGAAAAGATGTGAACCTGTTTGACGACTGGGAAACCTCGATGATGGGCTTGTCCGCTTACGACCCTTTGTGGAGAGCCAAAGTAAGTCAGGAAATTTTGACCAATCCGGCACATAGCAATGAACTACAAACCTTGTGTACCCGCTGCCATGCGCCGATGGGACATTATTCTGCGATGTTTAAAGGACACGAATTTTATACTTTGGCAGAAGTAGTACATGACTCCCTTGGATTAGGTGGAGTGGGATGCGGTGGTTGCCATGCTATTGGCCCTAATGGACTGGGAAGTACGTTTACAGGAATTATTCCGTTTGACACCAACCGGGTTGAATATGGACCATTTGAAAACCCAATGGCGGGTCCAATGCAATTGTATGTTGGATTAACACCAACCTATAGTCAACATGTAAGTTCGGGTGAATTTTGTTCGCCTTGTCATACCCTTATTTCCCATACTGTAGATTTAGAAGGAAACCCAACCGGTGGAGTATTTGTGGAGCAAGCAACCTTTCATGAATGGAAAAATTCGGTGTATCCATCGCAGAATAAAACATGTCAAAAATGCCACATGCCACAGGTGGAGGATCCCATGCGGATTGCTGTGGGTTACCTCGCGATAACACCCCGCACACCATTTAACCTGCATAGTTTTGCCGGGGCCAACAGGTACATGGTGGAGTTGATTAAACAAAATAAAAACAGTTTATCGATTTCTGCACCAGATGCAAATTTTGATTCCACCTTAGCAGCCATTGACCGAATGTTATTAGGACAAACTTTGCAATTAAGCACCCATTTGGATTCGATGGCCAATGATACGGTGTATGTGAAGGTAAAGCTGGAAAACAAGGCCGGGCATAAATTTCCGAGTGGGTATCCATCGAGGCGAGCGGTTTTGCAAGTAACACTGATTGGAGAAACAGGAGACACCTTGTTTATTTCAGGGCAATCGGATGCAGTTGGAAATGTAGTTGGGGTTGATAGTCCATTTGAGCCACATTATGACCTAATTACCTCTGCCGACCAAGTTCAGGTATATGAGATGATTATGGGCGATGTAAACGGAAACCGAACAACTGTTTTGGAACGAGCAGCCATTCATTTGAAAGACAACCGATTGGTTCCACAGGGCTTTACCACTACCCATGCAAGTTATGATACAGTTCAAATTGTTGGAGGGGCAGCCACGGATGCCAATTTTAACCATATCAACGGAATAGAAGGAAGTGGAACAGATGAGATTTACTATCACCTGGCCTTACATGGATATTCCGGTGAGGTAAAGGTTGTAGCCAAAATGTTATATCAAACAGTTATGCCATCGTGGTTTGATGAAATGTTTATGTTGAGTTCTGCCGAAATTGATTCCTGGAAAGAAATGTATTTGAACTCAGACAGAAGCTTGATTACAGTGGACAAGGATTCCCTGACGATACTGCCGGTATCGTGGTATTCCAAAGGGAAGAATCAACCCAAGGTTTGGCCTATGCCAGCGACAGATGGGCGATTTAATATAGAAACCGGAACTCGGCTAGTTGAGATTAAGGTTTACGATTTGGAAGGAAATATGGTGAGGTGGATAAAAAACCCGGCAAACACCAAGCGATTGGAGTTGTACCTTCCGGGGAGAAAGGGTTGTTATATTCTTAAGATACAAACAGTTACCGGAGAATATACCCAAAGAATTCTGAGCATTTAG